A genome region from Synchiropus splendidus isolate RoL2022-P1 chromosome 5, RoL_Sspl_1.0, whole genome shotgun sequence includes the following:
- the LOC128759218 gene encoding dipeptidase 1-like — MLCGGLLSVALFSGCLSLTLSEDEFLSRALKLMSRTPLIDGHNDLPWQLLLQFNNQLQKVDLHTLSTTHTNIPKIKEGRLGAQFWSAYVPCDTQYKDAVRRTLEQIDVVHRMCQKYPDTFMFAHSSQDIRTAFSLNKTASLIGVEGGHSLDSSLGTLRVMYQLGVRYLTLTHSCNTPWADNWRVDAGSEPSQHNGLSAFGKQVIAEMNRLGMLIDLSHVPVQVMNQVLDMSAAPVIFSHSSAYSLCQHKRNVPDDVLRRVKEKRGIVMINFGNNFVTCSKSAKLSDVADHFDYIKKVGGADIIGFGGDYDGVPRVPEGLEDVSKVPKLVAELLRRNWTDVEVEAALGNNLLRVMKKVEDVRDALQTMSPGEDPIPYEEVMNPCRTSHGYQSAAAAPVISRLGLLLTLAACVLLL, encoded by the exons ATGTTGTGTGGAGGGCTTCTTTCCGTGGCTCTGTTCTCGGGGTGTTTGTCGCTCACACTGAGCGAGGATGAGTTCTTGTCCAGGGCCTTGAAGCTGATGTCGAGGACGCCGCTTATTGATGG tcaCAATGACCTGCCATGGCAATTGCTACTGCAATTCAACAACCAGCTCCAGAAAGTGGACCTTCATACGCTCTCAACAACGCACACCAACATACCAAAGATAAAGGAGGGACGTCTGGgagcacag TTCTGGTCGGCCTACGTACCCTGTGACACCCAGTACAAAGATGCTGTCAGACGAACACTGGAGCAGATCGATGTGGTCCACAGAATGTGTCAGAAATACCCAGACACCTTCATGTTTGCCCACAGTAGTCAGG ACATCAGGACGGCCTTCTCTCTCAACAAGACCGCCTCACTGATCGGGGTGGAGGGGGGTCACTCCCTCGACAGCAGTCTGGGGACCCTGAGAGTCATGTACCAGCTCGGGGTTCGCTACCTCACGCTCACACACTCCTGCAACACACCATG GGCTGATAACTGGCGTGTGGATGCTGGATCAGAGCCGTCGCAGCACAATGGACTCTCAGCTTTTGGCAAG CAAGTGATAGCGGAGATGAACCGTCTGGGGATGCTGATCGACCTCTCCCATGTGCCGGTCCAAGTGATGAACCAGGTTCTGGACATGTCGGCAGCTCCGGTCATCTTCAGCCACTCCTCTGCCTACAGCCTGTGCCAGCACAAGAGGAACGTTCCTGATGACGTGCTCAGGAGAGTG AAAGAAAAGAGGGGCATAGTGATGATCAACTTTGGCAACAACTTTGTGACCTGCAGCAAAAGCGCCAAACTCTCAGATGTGGCCG ATCACTTTGACTACATtaagaaagtgggcggcgctgACATCATCGGCTTTGGAGGAGACTACGATGGAGTGCCCAG AGTACCTGAGGGTCTGGAGGACGTCTCCAAAGTTCCAAAACTGGTGGCTGAGCTGCTCAGAAGAAACTGGACTGATGTGGAGGTGGAAGCTGCTCTGGGGAACAACCTACTCCGAGTcatgaagaaggtggaggat GTCCGTGATGCTCTCCAAACCATGAGTCCAGGTGAAGATCCCATTCCCTATGAGGAAGTGATGAACCCCTGCAGGACCAGCCACGGCTACCAAAGTGCTGCTGCGGCTCCCGTGATCAGCAGGCTGGGCCTCCTGCTCACGCTCGCTGCCTGTGTTCTGCTGTTGTGA